One window of Paludibacter propionicigenes WB4 genomic DNA carries:
- a CDS encoding peptidylprolyl isomerase has protein sequence MRKTILLLLFTMFIVSESCVGKKNNGDIIVRLETTYGTIKVKLYPETVKHRDNFLKLVNAGYYNGVLFHRVIANFMIQAGDPKSKTAQAGEMLGSGDVGYTIPAEFIYPQYYHKRGALAAAREGDQQNPKKASSGCQFYIVQGKKFTDAQLDSLEGVRMVKLEEKMFQEIGQKKLAEITRYRKENNQKKLDAMGDSIMTVVQTHLKNHPTYKYSAQQRNDYKTLGGSPHLDGNYTVFGEVIDGLNIVDKIANATTDDNDRPIENIKVIKATVEK, from the coding sequence ATGCGGAAAACTATCCTTTTATTGTTATTCACAATGTTTATTGTGTCTGAATCGTGCGTTGGTAAAAAGAATAACGGAGATATTATTGTCCGTTTAGAAACTACTTACGGTACAATCAAAGTGAAGTTATATCCTGAAACGGTTAAGCATCGTGATAATTTTCTGAAGTTAGTAAATGCTGGATATTACAATGGCGTTTTGTTTCATCGTGTAATAGCCAATTTCATGATTCAGGCAGGTGATCCAAAATCCAAAACGGCTCAAGCGGGAGAGATGCTCGGATCGGGTGACGTAGGATATACAATTCCGGCAGAGTTTATTTATCCTCAATATTATCATAAACGCGGAGCATTGGCGGCAGCTCGTGAAGGTGATCAACAAAATCCGAAAAAAGCCTCATCGGGCTGTCAATTCTATATTGTCCAGGGCAAGAAATTTACCGATGCGCAGTTGGACAGTCTTGAAGGAGTTAGGATGGTGAAGTTGGAAGAGAAAATGTTTCAGGAAATTGGACAAAAAAAGCTGGCTGAAATAACCCGATACAGAAAAGAAAACAATCAAAAGAAACTGGATGCGATGGGCGATTCGATTATGACGGTAGTGCAAACTCATTTAAAAAATCATCCGACCTATAAATATAGTGCTCAACAGCGTAATGATTATAAAACACTGGGTGGTTCTCCGCATTTGGATGGTAATTATACTGTTTTTGGAGAAGTGATAGATGGGTTGAATATTGTTGATAAAATTGCTAATGCAACAACTGACGACAATGATAGACCTATAGAAAACATTAAGGTCATAAAAGCTACAGTAGAAAAATAA
- a CDS encoding methyltransferase RsmF C-terminal domain-like protein, with amino-acid sequence MTLPEAFIKRTTELLGDNFGALEKALGETPPTSIRVNNKMDYAPSKNQVPWCETGYYLDERPLFTADPLFHAGVYYVQEASSMFLQQAVMQHFKEARTVLDLCAAPGGKSTLLSQALSENSLLVSNEIIRSRAYILAENLIKWGNPNVVVTNNEPKDFSNLPGFFDAVVVDAPCSGEGMFRKDAGAIDEWSEYNVSLCATRQREILSSVWDSLKEDGILVYSTCTFNREENENNVCWICEELGADLLKIDLQANSDIISSDYGYRFYPHKTKGEGFFISVVRKTSQTNKTSNKIKTDKKGIKIVALNNIPTISLTDTNNWTIINDNNRLNAFSTDRLNDYLLINKQLKCMQSGLLLGEIKGTDFIPSASVALSKRLDKESVETVEVDLNTAILFLKKEAIFLPDSKRGYLLVCYRGQALGWLKNMGNRCNNLYPQEWRIRMKL; translated from the coding sequence ATGACTTTACCCGAAGCCTTTATTAAACGAACTACTGAATTACTGGGAGATAATTTTGGAGCACTTGAGAAAGCTCTTGGTGAAACTCCTCCTACAAGTATCCGAGTGAACAACAAAATGGATTACGCACCATCAAAAAATCAGGTTCCTTGGTGTGAGACTGGTTATTATTTGGATGAACGCCCCCTGTTTACTGCCGATCCGCTTTTTCATGCCGGAGTTTATTACGTGCAGGAAGCCAGCTCTATGTTTCTCCAACAAGCCGTTATGCAACATTTCAAAGAGGCTCGAACAGTCCTAGACTTGTGTGCTGCACCCGGAGGAAAATCAACTCTTTTATCTCAGGCCTTATCGGAAAACAGTTTGTTGGTAAGCAATGAGATTATCCGATCAAGAGCATATATTCTAGCAGAAAATCTTATCAAATGGGGAAATCCGAACGTTGTAGTAACGAATAATGAACCCAAAGATTTTTCCAACCTTCCGGGCTTTTTTGATGCAGTTGTTGTAGATGCACCTTGTTCAGGCGAAGGAATGTTTCGGAAAGATGCAGGAGCTATCGACGAGTGGTCGGAATATAATGTTAGCTTATGTGCTACACGCCAGCGTGAGATACTTAGCTCTGTATGGGACTCGCTCAAAGAAGACGGCATCTTGGTTTACAGCACTTGCACCTTTAATCGGGAAGAGAATGAAAATAATGTGTGTTGGATATGCGAAGAACTTGGTGCTGATCTTCTGAAAATTGATTTACAGGCAAACTCTGACATAATAAGTAGCGATTACGGCTACAGATTTTATCCACATAAAACTAAAGGAGAAGGATTTTTTATTTCTGTGGTAAGGAAAACCTCACAAACAAATAAAACAAGCAATAAGATTAAGACTGATAAAAAAGGCATAAAAATTGTAGCATTAAATAACATTCCGACTATATCCTTAACCGACACAAACAATTGGACAATAATTAATGATAACAACAGGCTCAACGCATTTTCAACCGACAGGCTTAATGATTATCTGTTGATAAACAAACAACTGAAATGCATGCAATCAGGACTTTTGTTAGGCGAAATAAAAGGAACTGACTTTATACCTTCGGCAAGTGTCGCCTTGTCAAAGAGACTTGATAAAGAATCTGTAGAGACGGTGGAAGTAGATTTAAACACTGCAATTTTATTTTTGAAAAAAGAAGCTATTTTTCTTCCTGACAGTAAACGAGGTTACCTGTTGGTTTGTTATAGAGGTCAGGCTTTAGGCTGGCTAAAAAATATGGGAAACAGATGTAATAATCTTTACCCTCAGGAATGGCGCATAAGGATGAAATTATAA
- a CDS encoding MBL fold metallo-hydrolase: MDILFLGTGTSTGVPEIGCKCETCLSTDIKDKRLRASVLIREGESQILIDAGPDLRQQILTYKIDKLSGVLITHEHYDHIGGIDDLRPLGKSQIYAEKKVCEVIQKNMPYCFGEKRYPGSPIIELHEITDKPFYVNNIEIQPIRVMHARLPIFGFRVGNFAYLTDVKTIEESSIEKLRNLDILVLNALRPAPHMSHISLSEALEITKKIGAKKTFFTHMNHHMGFHNLVNQQLPENIQLAYDGLELKL, encoded by the coding sequence ATGGATATTCTTTTTCTTGGGACAGGAACTTCTACGGGCGTACCCGAAATCGGCTGTAAGTGTGAAACCTGTTTATCTACAGATATTAAAGACAAGCGATTGCGTGCCTCTGTGTTGATTCGTGAGGGTGAATCTCAGATTTTAATTGACGCCGGTCCCGATTTACGACAACAGATATTGACTTACAAAATAGATAAACTATCGGGAGTGCTTATTACTCATGAACATTATGACCACATTGGTGGGATTGATGATTTACGGCCTTTAGGAAAATCTCAGATTTATGCCGAAAAAAAAGTTTGTGAAGTGATTCAAAAAAATATGCCTTATTGTTTTGGAGAAAAAAGATACCCGGGTTCACCGATCATTGAATTGCATGAAATAACCGACAAGCCTTTCTATGTGAATAACATAGAAATTCAGCCAATAAGAGTAATGCATGCAAGATTACCAATTTTTGGATTTAGAGTTGGTAATTTTGCCTATCTGACCGATGTAAAAACAATAGAAGAAAGTAGCATAGAAAAACTAAGAAATTTGGATATTCTGGTATTAAATGCCTTACGTCCGGCACCTCACATGTCACATATTTCGCTTAGTGAAGCATTAGAAATTACAAAAAAGATTGGTGCTAAAAAGACTTTTTTTACACACATGAATCATCATATGGGCTTTCATAACTTAGTAAACCAACAATTACCAGAAAATATTCAGTTGGCTTATGATGGTTTAGAACTAAAATTATAA
- a CDS encoding 1-acyl-sn-glycerol-3-phosphate acyltransferase codes for MANIYDLPLAFNLTRRYTVFSFKRYYGEFIITGKENIPTEGPVIFAPNHTNALMDAIAVHAIVRSTLPIIFLARADLFKNKNAAKFLRFVKIMPAFRMRDGMENLGRNNEVFDMCVEVLMNKKALGIMPEGNQEIERKLRPLVKGIFRIAFAAQQKLEVQNSVKIIPVGLDFGSIVKANKHIIINVGKPIDVADYMNSYNENPVTATNEIRDRLRTDLEKLSFNLATENYYEYFETATETATVSTLNELNLPENTLNRFKARQTVAERLVALESSRPERVKSLAELCSKYTIALKKLNLRSGILDKQVASATNLLLNGLLSIVTLPIFLIGFALNVIPFLAPVFIRKYVIKPEFTGFFSSLQFGLGMLTFPLCYILQTILFGCVISSEWWCLLLFFFSQFPLGKIALSWYSRTKKHIAKCRYKILVQKKSSELLVAQTLREQIIRMISDDSLK; via the coding sequence ATGGCGAACATATACGATCTTCCTCTCGCATTTAATTTAACCAGAAGATATACAGTCTTTTCTTTTAAGCGTTATTATGGCGAATTTATAATTACCGGAAAGGAAAATATACCAACTGAAGGCCCTGTAATATTTGCCCCAAATCATACAAATGCCCTGATGGATGCAATTGCGGTTCACGCTATTGTTCGATCGACATTACCTATTATATTCCTTGCCAGAGCAGATTTATTCAAAAATAAGAACGCAGCTAAATTCTTACGTTTTGTCAAGATCATGCCTGCCTTTAGGATGCGCGATGGCATGGAGAACCTCGGGAGAAACAACGAGGTATTTGATATGTGTGTTGAAGTGCTAATGAATAAAAAGGCATTGGGTATAATGCCTGAAGGTAATCAGGAAATTGAACGTAAACTTCGCCCATTAGTAAAAGGCATTTTTCGGATTGCATTTGCAGCACAACAAAAGCTGGAAGTTCAAAACAGTGTAAAGATAATTCCTGTTGGACTTGATTTTGGAAGCATTGTAAAAGCCAATAAACACATCATCATTAATGTGGGAAAACCAATTGATGTAGCTGATTACATGAATAGTTACAATGAAAATCCTGTAACTGCCACCAATGAAATCAGAGATCGATTGCGAACCGATTTGGAAAAGTTATCGTTCAATCTGGCTACAGAGAATTATTACGAATACTTTGAAACTGCAACCGAAACCGCAACTGTAAGCACATTGAACGAATTAAATTTACCGGAAAACACCTTAAACAGATTTAAAGCCCGACAAACTGTTGCAGAAAGATTAGTAGCGTTAGAGAGTTCCCGTCCCGAGCGAGTGAAATCATTGGCTGAATTGTGCTCAAAATACACCATCGCATTAAAAAAGCTTAATCTGAGAAGTGGAATATTAGATAAGCAAGTCGCTTCAGCAACTAATTTGCTTTTAAACGGATTATTGAGCATTGTAACTCTTCCCATCTTTTTAATCGGTTTTGCGCTGAATGTTATCCCTTTCCTTGCGCCTGTTTTTATCAGGAAGTACGTCATAAAACCTGAATTTACAGGTTTTTTCAGTTCGCTACAATTTGGATTGGGAATGCTCACTTTTCCATTATGCTACATTCTGCAAACAATCCTTTTCGGCTGTGTGATTAGTTCGGAATGGTGGTGTTTACTGCTTTTCTTTTTTAGTCAATTTCCTTTGGGAAAAATAGCTTTAAGCTGGTACAGCAGAACAAAGAAACACATTGCCAAATGTCGATACAAGATTCTGGTACAAAAAAAATCATCCGAATTACTTGTTGCTCAAACATTGCGTGAGCAAATAATCCGGATGATTTCTGATGACTCGTTGAAATAA
- a CDS encoding bile acid:sodium symporter family protein, with protein MYEALQQLDPIRINFSASGMHFINIVLGFIMFGVALSIKPKQFIEIFKEPKPYLVGLFGHIFALPFMTFLLVIALNNFITPTIAMGMFLVAACPGGHISNFMTSYAKGNTELSVGLSASTTILATFTTPFNFALWGGLYMHFVSNKAGHLLQSLEIDNLQMFETVFLLLGIPLILGILFAKYFPRITEKLKKPIQYISIVFFILLVVLAFSNNLDLFLKHIFYVFFIVLLHNLLAFLTGFSLASIFKVSNRNRRTITIEMGIQNSGLGLVLLFNTKIFPHDMALGGMLFITAWWGIWHIISGLSIATYWSGKPLKIN; from the coding sequence ATGTACGAAGCTTTACAGCAATTAGATCCTATCCGAATAAATTTCTCGGCATCGGGTATGCATTTTATTAATATTGTGCTGGGTTTTATCATGTTTGGTGTGGCATTAAGCATTAAACCAAAGCAATTTATTGAAATATTCAAAGAACCAAAGCCCTATTTGGTGGGGTTGTTCGGACATATATTTGCGTTACCTTTTATGACTTTTTTGCTTGTTATAGCACTCAACAATTTCATTACGCCCACCATTGCAATGGGAATGTTCTTGGTAGCAGCCTGTCCGGGCGGACATATATCCAATTTCATGACCTCGTATGCAAAGGGAAATACAGAACTCTCTGTGGGATTAAGTGCCAGCACCACAATATTAGCAACATTTACTACGCCGTTCAATTTTGCATTATGGGGAGGCTTGTATATGCATTTTGTTAGCAACAAAGCCGGACATCTATTGCAATCACTGGAAATAGATAATCTGCAAATGTTTGAAACTGTTTTTCTACTGCTGGGCATACCACTAATTCTGGGAATTCTTTTTGCAAAATACTTCCCCCGAATTACTGAAAAATTGAAAAAACCTATTCAATACATCTCCATCGTCTTTTTCATCCTATTGGTTGTTTTAGCATTCTCCAACAACCTGGATCTGTTTCTAAAACACATATTCTACGTATTCTTCATTGTCCTCCTACATAATCTGCTGGCATTCCTGACTGGTTTTTCGCTTGCTTCGATATTCAAAGTTTCAAACCGCAACAGAAGAACAATCACGATAGAAATGGGCATTCAGAATTCCGGTTTAGGATTGGTACTGCTTTTCAACACAAAGATTTTTCCGCACGATATGGCACTTGGAGGAATGCTGTTCATCACAGCTTGGTGGGGAATATGGCATATAATCTCCGGTCTTAGTATTGCTACTTACTGGTCGGGAAAACCATTAAAAATTAATTAA
- a CDS encoding DUF4301 family protein codes for MLNTADNKILQQRGISIEQIDEQLRSFATGFPFLKIINAAEPQKGIIQVNESELKNALNQWNDYLQTEATIIKFVPASGAASRMFKDLFEFLESDKNEPQNEFENTFFNKIEQFAFYNELNKVCLENNKLSIKELISNKQYKPIVANLLLESGLNYGSLPKGLLRFHSYPTEKRTPLQEHLVEGALYAANKSNNVNIHFTVSKEHRLLFGKHLDESLNAFEEKYGVSYNVSFSEQKPSTDTIAADENNQPFREKGSLVFRPGGHGALIENLNDLSGDIIFIKNIDNVVPDSLKELTVIYKKVIAGILINLQKQTFSYLHELENESISAAKLSVIAQFCETRLNNHSDGIEKLSNNGLRLYLYNKLNRPMRVCGMVKNVGEPGGGPFLTVNADGTISPQILESSQIDLNNPSDKEKMLKSTHFNPVDLVCAVKNYKGEKFDLLKHVDKNTGFISLKSKNGKELKALELPGLWNGAMSDWNTIFVEVPIETFNPVKTVNDLLRPQHQ; via the coding sequence ATGCTTAACACTGCTGATAATAAAATACTTCAACAACGTGGAATTTCTATTGAACAGATTGATGAACAACTCCGGTCCTTTGCTACCGGATTTCCTTTTCTAAAAATAATAAATGCAGCCGAACCACAAAAAGGAATTATACAAGTTAATGAGAGTGAACTTAAAAATGCGTTGAATCAATGGAATGACTACCTTCAAACCGAAGCAACCATCATTAAATTTGTTCCGGCATCAGGCGCTGCCAGCAGAATGTTCAAAGATCTTTTTGAGTTTTTGGAAAGTGATAAGAACGAACCGCAAAACGAATTTGAAAATACATTTTTCAATAAAATTGAGCAATTTGCATTCTATAATGAACTGAACAAAGTTTGTTTAGAAAACAACAAGCTATCTATAAAAGAATTGATCAGCAACAAACAATACAAACCAATTGTTGCAAATCTTTTGCTGGAGAGCGGTTTAAATTATGGCTCTTTGCCCAAAGGTTTGTTGCGCTTCCACTCCTACCCGACCGAAAAACGCACGCCACTACAGGAGCACCTTGTTGAAGGAGCTTTATATGCTGCAAATAAGTCAAACAATGTCAACATTCACTTCACTGTATCCAAAGAGCACCGCTTGCTGTTTGGAAAACATCTGGATGAATCGCTCAACGCTTTTGAAGAAAAATATGGTGTGAGTTATAACGTGAGTTTTTCAGAACAAAAACCATCTACAGACACTATAGCCGCCGATGAGAATAATCAGCCTTTCAGGGAAAAAGGATCTCTGGTTTTCCGTCCCGGTGGACATGGTGCACTTATCGAGAATCTGAATGATCTGAGCGGCGATATTATATTTATCAAAAACATAGATAATGTCGTACCGGATTCGCTCAAAGAGTTGACAGTTATTTACAAGAAAGTGATTGCCGGAATACTGATAAATCTTCAAAAGCAGACTTTCAGCTACTTGCATGAACTTGAAAACGAATCAATTTCTGCGGCTAAACTTTCAGTTATTGCGCAGTTTTGCGAAACACGACTGAACAACCATTCTGATGGTATAGAAAAGCTTTCAAATAATGGATTACGCTTATATTTATACAATAAATTAAATCGTCCGATGCGTGTTTGTGGAATGGTAAAGAATGTGGGTGAACCAGGTGGTGGTCCATTTCTTACTGTAAATGCGGATGGTACAATTTCTCCTCAGATTCTGGAAAGTTCTCAAATAGACCTCAACAATCCTTCGGATAAAGAAAAAATGCTGAAATCTACGCATTTTAATCCGGTTGACTTAGTTTGTGCGGTGAAAAATTATAAAGGCGAGAAATTTGATTTACTAAAGCACGTAGATAAAAATACCGGATTTATTTCATTGAAATCGAAAAATGGAAAGGAATTGAAAGCTTTAGAACTACCTGGCCTGTGGAACGGAGCAATGAGCGATTGGAACACCATTTTCGTAGAAGTGCCGATCGAAACATTCAATCCTGTAAAAACGGTCAATGATTTGCTAAGACCTCAACATCAATAA
- a CDS encoding DUF6340 family protein, protein MRTQKLKFILLTFGVVFITSCSTPLLYTSLDVLRPAQVAFAPEAKSLLLVNNTVVQPPYQGHKTEQLNKKAKNVDISTDSLSIYCLGALLEDVEGKDFFSTINLVPNSTNKTNDFSKITELDENTVKSLCQANHANAILSLDKLQVIDNMYESYVESFTAENTFVATIELQFESTWSIHYLNKPDVTKVKFKDVVTWESSSDNIKQAVKELPKRTDALIDGALAVGRKCVDRFIPYWDKVDRYFYDSKNKTMKQGMDSVYVKNWKSAINLWETAYNTEKSRLTKSQAANNLAIAYEITGNLDNALLYAKTCFSLLGELSTPNYDSVMRIANYIEELNTRKKEIDSLKIQLAE, encoded by the coding sequence ATGAGAACTCAAAAACTAAAATTCATACTCCTTACTTTTGGAGTTGTTTTTATAACATCTTGTAGTACTCCTTTACTCTATACATCACTGGATGTTCTCCGTCCTGCTCAGGTAGCTTTTGCACCCGAAGCAAAGAGCCTTCTGCTTGTTAACAACACAGTGGTTCAACCACCATATCAGGGACATAAGACAGAACAACTGAACAAAAAAGCAAAAAACGTTGACATATCTACAGATAGTCTGTCTATTTATTGTTTAGGCGCACTTTTGGAAGATGTAGAAGGAAAAGATTTTTTTTCTACAATTAATCTCGTACCTAATTCTACAAATAAAACTAACGATTTTTCCAAAATCACCGAACTAGACGAAAATACTGTCAAAAGTTTATGTCAGGCCAACCATGCCAACGCTATTCTTTCACTTGATAAATTACAAGTAATAGACAATATGTATGAGTCATACGTAGAGTCTTTCACAGCAGAGAACACTTTTGTTGCAACTATTGAGCTTCAGTTTGAAAGTACCTGGAGCATCCACTATTTAAACAAACCGGATGTAACTAAAGTAAAATTCAAGGATGTTGTTACCTGGGAATCAAGTTCGGACAATATAAAACAGGCAGTAAAAGAGCTACCAAAAAGAACTGATGCTCTGATAGATGGGGCACTGGCAGTAGGTCGTAAATGTGTAGACAGATTCATTCCATATTGGGATAAAGTGGACAGATATTTTTACGACAGTAAAAACAAAACAATGAAACAAGGAATGGATTCCGTTTATGTCAAAAACTGGAAATCTGCTATAAACTTATGGGAAACTGCTTACAATACTGAAAAGAGCCGCCTGACCAAATCTCAAGCAGCTAACAATTTAGCTATAGCCTATGAAATAACAGGAAATTTAGATAACGCCTTGCTATATGCCAAAACATGCTTCTCACTTTTAGGAGAGTTGTCTACCCCTAATTACGATTCCGTGATGCGAATTGCCAACTACATCGAAGAATTAAATACCCGAAAAAAAGAGATAGATTCACTGAAAATACAATTAGCCGAATAA